The genome window CTGAAGTATGTGTCCAGCGAATATCAACACACATAAAACCACTTCAAATGGAAACAGCTGTGTCCACGTTTGTGTTTGGTGACAAACAAGAGCACAGTTATGGGCCTTAAGATCACGTTCTTACAGAACAACACTATAGTGGACAGATCTTAGTGAATCACTAGAAGTTACTAGCAGGTGAGGGCATATCCAGCCAACAGCCCAAACAAGCTCCAGCTAGCCGTTTTTTCAATCTGTGCGTGTTTGTGCGTCTCCAGATATGAGTCAGCTGGCCATCCCAGTAACGCTGAATGACATCCCTCCGGCCATCGCTGAGATGCTGGACGACGAGGACCAATGGGACTTTAACATCCTAGAGCTGGAGACCGCCACCTGTatgaggtatggagggagagggaggagagggagaggggggcggagagagagaaggaaagagagaggacaggagctgGAGGCCGCCACCTGTatgaggtatggagggagagggaggagagggagaggggggcggagagagagaaggaaagagagaggacaggagctgGAGGCTGCCACCTGTATGAGGtatgaagggagagggagagggggcagagagagaaggaaagagagaggacaggagctgGAGGCTGCCACCTGTATGAGGtatgaagggagagggaggagagggagaggggggtggagagagcgagaggacaggAGCTGGAGGCTGCCACCTGTATGAagtatggagggagagggaggagagggagaggggggtggagagagcgagaggacaggAGCTGGAGGCTGCCACCTGTatgaggtatggagggagaggggggagagggagagcgggtggagagagcgagaggacaggAGCTGGAGGCTGCCACCTGTATGAggtaaggagggagagggagagggggtggagagagcgagaggacaggAGCTGGAAGTGGTGATGAGTAAGAGAGGGATAGGTTGTTAGGGGGCTAAGGGATAGGGAAGATAGAGGTTactatacactcagtgtacaaaacataatgaacacctgctctttccatgacatacactgaccaggtgaaagctatgatcccttatggatgtcacctgttaaatccacttcaatcagtgtagatgaaggggaggagacaggttaaagaaggatttcttAGTCTTGAGACAATTTAGACctatattgtgtatgtgtgccattcagagggtgaatgggcaagacaaagtatttaagtgcctttgaacagggtatggtagtaggtgccatttgtgtcaagaactgcagagCTGCTggagtttttcacgctcaacagtttcccatgtatatcaaaaatggtccaccatccaaaggtcatccagccaacttgacacaactgtgggaagcattggagtcaacatgggccagcattcctgtggaatgctttcgacaccttgtagagtccatgccatgacgaactgaggctgttctgagagcaaaagagaggctgaagctcaatattaggaaggtgttcctaatgtttggtgtaTTCAGTGTACACCAATACAGAAGGGAAAGAACATCCTCCCTCTATCACTCATCTACCTCCCTGTCCGCTCTCTGTCATCCCCACAGACCTTTGACCTACCTGGGCTTGAAGATCTTTGCTCGCTTCAGTGTGTGTGAGTTCCTGAGCTGCAGTGAGGCTACGCTACGCTGCTGGCTGCAGGTCATAGAGGCTAACTACCACGCCTCCAACTCCTACCACAACTCCACCCACGCCGCTGACGTCCTACACGCTACTGCCTACTTCCTACGCAAGGAGAAGGTCAAGGTATACCAAACACACAtaccagcatacacacacagtatcagTTTTCTTTGCTTGGCAGGAGGTGAATGTATGTCAGTGACCAGTGAGAGTTGGAATGGGGATGTTTTTATAGCTTCGGTCTTGTTCTCATATTTGACTCAGTCAATAAGTGTTTTGCCTTGAGGGCATTGAGATCCTCAtactttccctctcttttctccctgcTTCCACTCCAATAAATATCTCCTCTCCTTGTCATAAAGTGAACATTTGctagtgattattattattagttgtgCTTGCATGGCGTGCATTATTTGGTATTATTCATTTGTTGAGTGGCTTTAGGTTATGCTGAGAGTGTCCAAGTTATGCTCTAATGGTACAAAGTCAGGCAGGAGAGCAGTGAGTTGTGATCAGGCGCTCTCTATTTGGCAACAGCACAAAAGACAGACGCAACTGTGTCCAAAATCCTCCAGGTAAAAGTCAATAAGTgcaaaaacactcacaaatatacaaatgtatgtcttaactgaagtgtataaactttcacatgctgttcttaactgaagtgtatagactttcacatgctgttcttaactgaagtgtatagactttcacatgctgttcctaactgaagtgtatagactttcacatgctgtccctaactgaagtgtatagactttcacatgctgttcctaactgaagtgtatagactttcacatgttcctaactgaagtgtatagattttcacatgctgttcctaactgaagtgtatagattttcacatgctgttcctaactgaagtgtatagactttcacatgctgttcctaactgaagtgtatagactttcacatgctgttcctaactgaagtgtatagactttcacatgctgttcctaactgaagtgtatagactttcacatgctgttcctaactgaagtgtatagactttcacatgctgttcctaactgaagtgtatagactttcacatgctgttcctaactgaagtgtatttttactgtttattatctgtgcatagtcacttttcttaactctatttattgaactgcattgttggttgagggcttgtaaagtaagcatttcacggtaaggtctactacacctgttgtattcggcgcatgtgacaaatacaatttgatttgatttgaagtgtatagactttcacatgctgttcctaactgaagtgtatagactttcacatgctgttcctaactggaagtgtatagactttcacatgctgttcttaactgaagtgtatagacttctcacatgctgttcctaactgaagtgtatagactttcacatgctgttcctaactgaagtgggtatagactttcacatgctgttcctaactgaagtgtatagactttcacatgctgttcctaactgaagtgtatttttactgtttattatctgtgcatagtcacttttcttaactctatttattgaactgcattgttggttgagggcttgtaagtaagcatttcacggtaaggtctactacacctgttgtattcggcgcatgtgacaaatacaatttgatttgaagtgtatagactttcacatgctgttcctaactgaagtgtatagactttcacatgctgttcctaactgaagtgtatagactttcacatgctgttcctaactgaagtgtatagactttcacatgctgttcctaactgaagtgtatagactttcacatgctgttcctaactgaagtgtatagactttcacatgctgttcctaactgaagtgtatagactttcacatgctgttcctaactgaagtgtatagactttcacatgctgttcctaactgaagtgtatagactttcacatgttgttcctaactgaagtgtatagactttcacatgctgttcctaactgaagtgtatagactttcacatgctgttcctaactgaagtgtatagactttcacatgctgttcctaactgaagtgtatttttactgtttattatctgtgcatagtcacttttcttaactctatttattgaactgcattgttggttgagggcttgtaagtaagcatttcacggtaaggtctactacacctgttgtattcggcgcatgtgacaaatacaatttgatttgatttgaagtgtatagactttcacatgctgttcctaactgaagtgt of Oncorhynchus keta strain PuntledgeMale-10-30-2019 unplaced genomic scaffold, Oket_V2 Un_contig_24506_pilon_pilon, whole genome shotgun sequence contains these proteins:
- the LOC127922062 gene encoding high affinity cAMP-specific and IBMX-insensitive 3',5'-cyclic phosphodiesterase 8B-like — encoded protein: MSQLAIPVTLNDIPPAIAEMLDDEDQWDFNILELETATCMRPLTYLGLKIFARFSVCEFLSCSEATLRCWLQVIEANYHASNSYHNSTHAADVLHATAYFLRKEKVK